A window of Deltaproteobacteria bacterium HGW-Deltaproteobacteria-2 contains these coding sequences:
- the trxA gene encoding thioredoxin produces MTSQFLGVATDDNFEGEVLKSDKPVLIDFWAPWCGPCKAIGPIVEELAEQLKDSVKIMKLNVDENQKTAINYGVRSIPTLILFKDGKVLDTLIGLVPKERLESFVKKSL; encoded by the coding sequence ATGACCAGTCAATTCTTAGGTGTTGCCACCGACGATAATTTTGAAGGTGAAGTTCTTAAAAGCGACAAACCGGTACTAATTGATTTTTGGGCACCATGGTGCGGGCCTTGTAAAGCCATAGGTCCTATTGTTGAGGAACTTGCTGAACAATTAAAAGATAGTGTTAAAATCATGAAGTTAAATGTTGATGAAAATCAGAAAACAGCAATTAATTACGGCGTTCGCAGTATACCAACTCTTATTCTCTTTAAAGACGGCAAAGTCCTGGACACGCTCATCGGTCTTGTCCCTAAAGAAAGACTGGAAAGTTTTGTTAAAAAAAGTTTATAA
- a CDS encoding aminoglycoside phosphotransferase produces MTHSLLIEAMKKTDFYSHRPAEVKFIETHISYVFIAGDLVYKVKKPVKFDFLDFTTQEKRKFYCEEELRLNKRLASGTYLDVIAISLDARGNITLNQGVEIVDYAVRMKKLPADRMLKTLLFQGLADEKDMDNLAKKIAAFHQEAQTGGHIDEMGNIENIRHNSEENFAETLNYINVTIPEYQYKFIKDYTEKFLAENKALFEKRVTDHKIRDCHGDLHLDHICIANEIIIFDCIEFNERFRCGDVVEDVAFLTMDIDFNGYSHYADAFIESYIRYSGDTDLSVLLNFYRCYYAYVRGKVTSFRLDQEELQENEREQITKTATQYFDLAYTYAARLDKPVMILTAGLMGSGKSYQARKLAARLGAEIIRTDILRKELFDMKPTERRYENFGKGIYSEDVSRFIYDKTYELAEQKIKQGKSVIIDASFKKRAERQKAIEMAKNRSTLFYILECICPDEITRKRLEKRMQENDNASDGRWELFQEQKKDFDEINEIPADCYFKIDTSANPEIARQKIIRKIKMEN; encoded by the coding sequence ATGACTCATTCTCTGTTAATTGAAGCCATGAAAAAAACTGATTTTTATTCCCACCGTCCGGCAGAGGTTAAGTTTATCGAAACGCATATTTCTTATGTTTTTATTGCCGGAGACCTCGTCTATAAAGTCAAAAAGCCGGTTAAATTTGATTTTCTCGATTTCACCACTCAGGAAAAAAGAAAATTTTACTGCGAAGAAGAGTTGAGATTGAATAAACGTCTTGCCTCCGGCACATATCTGGATGTCATAGCCATATCTCTGGACGCCAGGGGAAATATCACGCTCAACCAAGGAGTTGAAATTGTTGATTATGCCGTACGAATGAAAAAACTTCCCGCTGATAGAATGCTCAAGACACTGCTTTTCCAAGGGCTGGCCGATGAAAAAGATATGGATAATCTGGCTAAAAAAATTGCTGCCTTTCATCAAGAAGCTCAAACCGGCGGCCATATTGACGAAATGGGAAATATTGAAAACATTCGTCACAACAGTGAGGAAAATTTCGCAGAAACATTAAACTATATCAATGTAACAATTCCTGAATATCAGTACAAATTCATCAAAGATTATACGGAAAAATTTTTAGCCGAAAACAAAGCTCTTTTTGAAAAAAGAGTCACCGATCATAAAATCAGGGATTGCCACGGCGATTTGCATCTGGACCATATCTGTATTGCCAATGAAATAATCATTTTTGACTGCATCGAATTTAACGAACGTTTCCGGTGCGGCGACGTCGTGGAAGATGTGGCTTTTTTAACTATGGATATTGATTTCAACGGTTATTCCCACTACGCCGACGCTTTTATAGAATCCTATATCAGATATTCCGGCGATACCGATCTGTCCGTATTGTTAAATTTTTATCGCTGTTATTATGCCTACGTGCGCGGAAAAGTAACCAGTTTTCGTCTGGATCAGGAGGAACTTCAAGAAAATGAACGCGAACAGATTACAAAAACCGCGACACAATATTTTGATCTTGCTTATACTTACGCCGCCCGCCTGGATAAACCAGTAATGATTTTAACCGCGGGATTAATGGGTTCAGGAAAAAGCTACCAGGCAAGAAAACTGGCCGCCCGCCTGGGCGCGGAAATCATACGCACCGATATATTGCGCAAAGAATTATTCGACATGAAACCAACCGAACGGCGTTACGAAAATTTCGGAAAAGGAATTTATTCCGAAGACGTCTCCCGCTTTATTTATGACAAGACATACGAACTGGCCGAACAAAAAATTAAACAGGGCAAATCCGTAATCATTGACGCTTCTTTCAAGAAACGGGCTGAGCGACAAAAAGCTATAGAGATGGCCAAGAATCGCAGCACTCTCTTTTATATCCTGGAGTGCATCTGCCCTGATGAAATTACCAGAAAAAGACTGGAGAAGAGGATGCAGGAAAACGACAATGCTTCGGACGGCCGATGGGAATTGTTTCAGGAGCAAAAAAAAGATTTCGACGAAATTAACGAAATACCGGCGGATTGCTACTTTAAGATTGACACTTCCGCCAACCCGGAAATTGCCCGGCAGAAAATTATCAGAAAAATTAAGATGGAAAACTAA
- a CDS encoding outer membrane protein assembly factor BamD — MNFKIFRKTVGSNTVLLILLLTLFCSGCSFVNIFGKHEPTKATPEGLYSRASVEFNGGHYKKAQEYFLRLKEEYPLHDLAILAEIGIADSLYSDKEYAEAENAYGDFIALHPVNENVPYALYQLGMCHYNQIGDIDRDQTETIQAKKEWEKLVARFPESKFSAMAEKLIRECKQKLAEHEFYVAKFYMRQKKYQAALSRFEELAREYPNVGLDYKVEYFISETKAKIAEEEQLRLKKIEKLKRKEERRKKEEEKKASKK, encoded by the coding sequence ATGAATTTTAAAATATTCCGAAAGACAGTGGGATCAAATACAGTTTTATTAATTTTATTGCTGACTTTGTTTTGCAGCGGTTGCTCGTTTGTTAATATTTTCGGCAAACATGAACCGACTAAGGCGACTCCAGAAGGACTGTACTCGCGAGCTTCCGTCGAGTTTAATGGCGGTCATTATAAAAAAGCACAGGAATATTTCCTGCGGCTCAAAGAAGAATATCCGTTGCACGATCTGGCGATTTTAGCGGAAATAGGTATCGCTGATTCCTTGTACAGCGATAAAGAATATGCGGAAGCAGAAAACGCTTACGGCGACTTTATCGCTCTTCATCCTGTAAATGAAAATGTACCTTATGCGCTTTATCAGTTGGGAATGTGCCATTATAATCAGATAGGAGATATTGATCGCGACCAGACGGAAACAATTCAAGCTAAAAAAGAATGGGAAAAACTTGTTGCGCGTTTTCCGGAAAGTAAATTTTCCGCTATGGCTGAAAAACTCATTCGGGAATGCAAACAAAAGCTGGCGGAGCATGAATTTTACGTAGCTAAATTTTATATGAGACAGAAAAAATATCAGGCTGCCCTCTCGCGTTTTGAAGAGTTGGCACGTGAGTATCCTAATGTCGGCCTTGATTATAAGGTAGAATATTTCATCAGTGAAACCAAGGCTAAAATTGCCGAAGAAGAACAATTAAGACTAAAGAAGATAGAGAAACTAAAACGTAAAGAAGAAAGAAGAAAGAAAGAAGAAGAAAAGAAAGCTTCAAAAAAATAG